The Naumovozyma dairenensis CBS 421 chromosome 8, complete genome genomic sequence TTGTTTCTTGTTCTGATGGTATAGAATCAGATTCTCATACatgttgaaatttttcagtttctaTCTTTTCATGTATTGGGCCTGGAGTAGTCAACAGGTCGTGATATCTACAGAAGAATTATAGAGAGGCACATGATAAGGAAGGAAGAGAGAGAGAAAGAGAGGACTGCTGTATGAGAGGTTATTGAGATGAACGTAAGGCCTACGATTTGAATAATACGgtacaaaaaaaagatatattttatgtgtgggatatatatatatatatgtgtgcGTGGAATTTACTAGCAAATATTAGGGGGAGACGAtccaaagaaagaaagaaagacGCTTACGACGGACTTGAGTTACTTTGTTTCGAACATTTTCAAACGATCATAAATATCCTTTTTAAAATCTTCGTATTCGAATGAagatcttcttctttctaaAGTTGCAGGAGGAACAGGAATTTGTGCATCTTGACCTAGTGTAGTTTGCCCGTCGTCGtcatcaccatcattaCTATTTTTTGGCTTCTGTTGATCCAGGTTTGCATTCACCACATTGTTATCCTCTTCATTAGAATGTTTGGAATTTCCTAATATATAATCTCCCATATCTGAACATTTATGTCTAGTTCTGTAGTCATTACcagaatatttttgaacattatcattactgttttcattttcgttATCTAGAAAGTAACTGTTGGCATTACCACtacttttcaattgattttcaTGTCTTAAATCTTGGAAATCCATTGATGGAGAAACGGTTTGTTTTGGTCTCGTTCCCTTTTTTATAGGGTCATGTTCCCGTTGTCTTTTCTCAGGAGATATAGCTATAGGAGACAATGGATCTTGTTCATCAcgtttattattatcatgatTTCCATCTTGGCTTTTTGATTCCTTTTGCCCTTGTTTATTTGACAATGCGTCTATATAATTTGTGGAATGACGTCTGATGTGTAACTTTCTAGGAGCTGGGGCCTCTACTGACGTATTACCGGGACCAGCAGCAATGCCCCCCTCACGAGGGGAACTATGCTCCATTGGATTAGTGGTggtactattattattattattgatgtCGAAGTTACTTCTTGAAGAGGGAAAATTCATTTCAGAAGGATTTGGACTTGCCTTTGGTCTTGGTGGTTCATTTAAGTTTATAAAATCTTCAGATGCCGTGAAACCACCATTGCCTCCATCATCAGGGACTTGTAAGTTACTTTTAGTATTGGACATGATCTTTTGtttgattaatttttgttttgtaaaggtatatatatgattGTTTGTTCTATAGGATTCTTTTCTTGGAAACAGATACGCAGTTGATGAAAATCAGGGGAGCTATGAGTGCTGCTATTggttattaaaaataaaataaagcAGAAAGATAATAGATAATCAATGTTTGTGTAATCTCCTGTAATCTAGTTAGTCTGGTTTATATACAGTTGTCTGGTAAATGTATATTAAACGGAGTATAGTACTAACACCTGTTCttcatatatacatatatatatttcaagGGGTGTTGCAGTTACAGTTACAGTTTCCTTTACAATTTCCTTTAAGTGAAGAATTTCTGGCGCGCCGTTATTTTtaagttttcaatttccattttctgACGCCAATAGCTTTACTGACGCTTTTGCTACTGTGACGCTGTTTGCTGACACCTGGCGCTGTTGTTTGTCGAGACAGTCTTTGTTATGTATATGTAGATGTGTatagtatatatacaaatactatatcatatcatatcatatcatatcatatcatatcatatcatatcatatcatatcatatcatatcatatcatatcatatcatatcatatcatatcatatcatatcatatcatatcatatcatatcatatcatatcatatcatatcatatcatatcatatccccgtcatatcatatcatatcatattataCACTAGTACATACTATCATATACTATCGTATACATATCTAACCTGCGTGCAATCCGGAAACCTATGACGACATCCAAGAAAGAGTGAACTCACTCAAAATGATAGCCCAACGGTTCACTTGTTCTTGATCTAAATTAGCAAACGTATCTGACATCGTATGCCAACTTGAAGGGAAGGGATACGGTATCAAATGTAAAATGGGGACTCCATAATCATAAAACGGTAAATGATCATCTCCAATTACTGACATACCAAATTGTTCAAACACTAAATTACTTGGATCTAATACTGGAATACGACTACTCTCCATTCGagatgatatatttgaCTCAAAATATTCTCCCTCGATAGTACTCAATAATCCGTAATGCATATGTGTCTCAGAATAATAGCTTGGTACCCTTTGACCCATAATACTTTCTAATGTGTCACTTTTACTACCAAGAAGATCTAATAACACAAATACTTCAATATTATCCAATTCATTGGTTTCAATTATAGTACCattcttcaatttgataGTTTGCTTTTGCTCTTGCCATTTCTTCGCCAAATGACGAGACCCATATAtagaatcatcatcactcCACTTCTCAATCGCTTCTTCCCCgtcaaagaaaattatcTTGATTCCCTTAAATGTGCCACTACTGTTATCATCATACAATTTCGTGAaatcatatatattctttttcttatGCCATTTTTTGCCAATTGAATATGCTAAAGTCGAAGTTACTTccatatcatcatcatgatCATACGAATATATCgtatcaataaatttactAAGATATAGTAAAATACCACATGAAGCTCCACTATCCATTGCTCCAATAAATCCTTCAGGTTTAATCATAGTATCATAATGTACAGCCAAtactaaatatttatcattcatATTCGTATCTTCATCGTTATTCCCAGGTAATAAACTGAAAATCATATTGGTAAAATTATATCCATTTTCTTGGAAGTTATCTAATTCAATGGTCCAATTCAGTTTTAATGTATTATTGAAATGATTAATAATGTAATCTTGAATCTTTAGAGATTCTAAGCTACCTGGAACTCTAGTACCATTAAATGGTaatatcaaattattatgacttttttcttcctcgtctttttttggaattatattcaactctttatataaattcTCTTCATGATACTTTAATTGACTAATACCTAATCCACTACCACTGGAATTTAATAAccaatcattattattaccatcatTATCCAAGATCTTTTCACATCTTATGATATCGatattataaaagaaaaaccaTAATATAATTGGAAGTTTCAGCAATAACGGAAGTCTAACCAACACCATTGTCTGTCGAGAAATATTCTGtctttattgaattgatcCTCCCTTGAACACTTTCTCTATTGAGATATGCCTCTTATGAAAATCCTTCTCTTCATTCAGGTccttttttcatttcataACATTATTACTGTACGTGTATATTTTTTCGATTTCAACTTCTCCAAATTACACATACAGACAGATCACAGGATATAGACATGGATAGAGTGGCGTCGAACTTTTAAAGGAATTTGTTTACAACAACATACATCGTTCACTGGTGAGTAAAACAAAGTGACAAAAGGTATAAAGGAtctaaaatatatatctaaaaaCAACCGCTCCAATATATATTAGTGCTTcctttcaaaaaaaagttagaatcttttttattataatgaacGAAACATCTTAGAAAACTCACCTCCCTCGCACCAAATCATggacaacaacaacaataacacaATTAGTAACAATGAAACTGCTAATAGTTCAGAACTGTCATCCACTCTTACACAACAAATAAATGGAAACGTGACCATGAAAGATATCTCGTCTATAAAtacgaataataataataataataattatgatCTTCccttaaataatataatacaaaaaCCCACTACCACAACTACCACTAAACCTATCCTCATCAAGGAAAATGCACCTACTATTGTTACCACTACTCCAATTACAACAATACCGTCGgtaacaacaacagcaaca encodes the following:
- the IGD1 gene encoding Igd1p (similar to Saccharomyces cerevisiae YFR017C and YOL024W; ancestral locus Anc_1.363), coding for MSNTKSNLQVPDDGGNGGFTASEDFINLNEPPRPKASPNPSEMNFPSSRSNFDINNNNNSTTTNPMEHSSPREGGIAAGPGNTSVEAPAPRKLHIRRHSTNYIDALSNKQGQKESKSQDGNHDNNKRDEQDPLSPIAISPEKRQREHDPIKKGTRPKQTVSPSMDFQDLRHENQLKSSGNANSYFLDNENENSNDNVQKYSGNDYRTRHKCSDMGDYILGNSKHSNEEDNNVVNANLDQQKPKNSNDGDDDDGQTTLGQDAQIPVPPATLERRRSSFEYEDFKKDIYDRLKMFETK
- the NDAI0H03590 gene encoding uncharacterized protein (similar to Saccharomyces cerevisiae YFR018C; ancestral locus Anc_1.361) — translated: MVLVRLPLLLKLPIILWFFFYNIDIIRCEKILDNDGNNNDWLLNSSGSGLGISQLKYHEENLYKELNIIPKKDEEEKSHNNLILPFNGTRVPGSLESLKIQDYIINHFNNTLKLNWTIELDNFQENGYNFTNMIFSLLPGNNDEDTNMNDKYLVLAVHYDTMIKPEGFIGAMDSGASCGILLYLSKFIDTIYSYDHDDDMEVTSTLAYSIGKKWHKKKNIYDFTKLYDDNSSGTFKGIKIIFFDGEEAIEKWSDDDSIYGSRHLAKKWQEQKQTIKLKNGTIIETNELDNIEVFVLLDLLGSKSDTLESIMGQRVPSYYSETHMHYGLLSTIEGEYFESNISSRMESSRIPVLDPSNLVFEQFGMSVIGDDHLPFYDYGVPILHLIPYPFPSSWHTMSDTFANLDQEQVNRWAIILSEFTLSWMSS